A single window of Pogona vitticeps strain Pit_001003342236 chromosome 11, PviZW2.1, whole genome shotgun sequence DNA harbors:
- the RBM41 gene encoding RNA-binding protein 41 gives MRRVSGSGPGEDHLLEDLETEGERQLKTLLQHQLDTSASLEQCLSKRRRFAPAALYKPFGEEAAGTHSLLQFQALQESSQETASLRELGLSEAEIHLWKNRVSAGKGSGLGAAPEAAQARIQAIQEKIAERQRILSLPQRFAGSKQLSRREMEIENSLFQGTDRHSFLRMLYYQDETGQTATCKEGPLAQLETVYQELLGQPSAEPLQPPQDEPPGPTGSVPPRGPLAAQDSVPPQESGMITVREAVALVPEEEIVRNRLSVDEIRRMPRFSSYAPGEPSEVLYLKNLSRHVTVRDLLSLFARFQERDGPPIRFRLLSGRMRGQAFVTFPSTSTAEAALQLANGFSLLGRPLVIEFGRKKTQAAGTPSETAPGPQNPPAS, from the exons ATGAGGAG GGTCAGCGGCTCGGGCCCCGGGGAGGACCACCTCCTGGAGGACCTGGAGACCGAGGGAGAGCGGCAGCTCAAGACCCTCCTGCAGCACCAGCTGGACACCTCCGCCTCCCTGGAGCA GTGCCTGTCCAAACGCCGCCGCTTTGCCCCTGCGGCGCTTTACAAGCCCTTTGGGGAAGAGGCCGCCGGGACTCACAGCTTGCTTCAGTTCCAGGCTTTGCAGGAGAGCAGCCAGGAGACGGCCTCCTTGCGGGAGCTTGGCCTCTCGGAGGCCGAGATCCACCTCTGGAAGAATCGCGTGTCAGCGGGCAAG GGTTCCGGGCTCGGTGCAGCCCCTGAAGCTGCGCAGGCCAGGATCCAGGCCATCCAGGAGAAGATTGCTGAGCGCCAGCGGATCCTCTCCCTGCCCCAGCGCTTTGCAGGCAGCAAGCAGCTGAGCCGGCGCGAGATGGAGATTGAGAACTCCCTCTTCCAGGGCACAGATCGCCACTCCTTTCTCAGGATGCTCTACTACCAAG ATGAGACCGGACAGACTGCAACCTGTAAGGAAGGTCCCCTGGCTCAGCTGGAGACTGTCTATCAAGAGCTGCTCGGACAGCCCTCGGCGGAGCCCCTCCAACCCCCCCAGGATGAGCCCCCTGGCCCCACGGGCTCTGTGCCCCCCAGGGGCCCTCTAGCGGCTCAGGACTCCGTCCCACCCCAGGAGTCGGGGATGATCACCGTGAGGGAGGCAGTGGCGTTGGTGCCGGAGGAGGAGATTGTCAGGAACCGCCTCTCAGTGGACGAAATCCGCAGGATGCCCCGGTTTTCCTCTTACGCCCCTGGGGAGCCGAGTGAG GTGCTTTACTTGAAGAACCTCAGCCGCCACGTGACCGTCAGGGACCTCCTGTCCTTGTTTGCCCGGTTCCAGGAGAGAGACGGTCCCCCGATCCGCTTTCGCCTGCTCAGTGGGCGCATGAGAGGCCAGGCCTTCGTGACCTTCCCCA GCACCTCCACGGCAGAGGCAGCCTTGCAGCTGGCCAACGGCTTCAGCCTCCTGGGGAGACCCCTTGTCATTGAGTTTGGAAGAAAGAAGACCCAGGCGGCTGGCACCCCTTCAGAGACGGCCCCCGGTCCTCAGAATCCCCCGGCTTCCTGA